The sequence TACGTTCCCGTATCAAGCCAAGCGAAGCCTCTTCCCATGACTTCGACGCGAAGGCTTTTTTCTTTTAGATACATATTATTAATATCTGTTATTTCCAACTCACCGCGTGGCGAGGGCTTAACGTCCCTGGCATAATCTACAACTTTATCATCATAGAAATACAGACCAGTGACCGCATAGTTTGACTTTGGGTTTTTTGGCTTTTCTTCAATGGAAAGAGCATTTCCATCACTATCAAAGTCCACAACGCCGTAACGTTCCGGATCTTGGACATGATAACCAAATACCGTCGCTCCGGAGGTCCGTGCAGCGGCCCGCCGCAATATCATCGGCAGGTCGTGGCCATGAAAAATGTTATCCCCGAGAACCAGCGCACAAGGCTCCCCGCCAACGAAGTCCGCACCAATCAGGAAGGCCTCGGCCAGTCCTCGAGGCTCGGCTTGCTCCGCATAGGAGAGGTTCAGGCCCCATTGGCTACCGTCTTTCAACATTTCGATAAAACGCGGAAGGTCGGTGGGCGTTGAAATGATCAGGACATCGCGAATTCCCGCCATCATCAGAACAGCCAAAGGATAATAGATCATTGGTTTGTTATAGATTGGCAGAAGCTGCTTACAGACGGCATGCGTCATCGGATAGAGACGCGTACCAGACCCCCCGGCCAGAATAATTCCCTTCATCGTGACTCTCTTTTTCCTGAGGTTCCGAGTGTCTGCAGCACCTCGTCCAAGCCTTCCCGCCAAGAACGGGGACGAATGCCAAAGACCGCTTCGATCTGGGTACAATCCAAAACCGAATTGACTGGCCGACGGGCCGGCGTGGGATACTGGGCCGTTGTGATCGGCAGGACGACGGGCCGTCGCCCTTCTTGCTTGGCCAGCCCAGCCATCA is a genomic window of Rhodospirillum rubrum ATCC 11170 containing:
- the rfbA gene encoding glucose-1-phosphate thymidylyltransferase RfbA encodes the protein MKGIILAGGSGTRLYPMTHAVCKQLLPIYNKPMIYYPLAVLMMAGIRDVLIISTPTDLPRFIEMLKDGSQWGLNLSYAEQAEPRGLAEAFLIGADFVGGEPCALVLGDNIFHGHDLPMILRRAAARTSGATVFGYHVQDPERYGVVDFDSDGNALSIEEKPKNPKSNYAVTGLYFYDDKVVDYARDVKPSPRGELEITDINNMYLKEKSLRVEVMGRGFAWLDTGTYDSLLEAATFVRTVESRQGLMVACPEEISWRLGYISDDQLEKLTYNLRKTSYGQYLLQVLKTEKGHIS